The following are from one region of the Magallana gigas chromosome 4, xbMagGiga1.1, whole genome shotgun sequence genome:
- the LOC105332056 gene encoding E3 ubiquitin-protein ligase TRIM71 — MMALSESQVPPDAQHYLVCGTEDCERNCQFYCNDCHQPMCEQCRDEHQKNTKTKSHEVVPYKQRKRPLPVEQCKIHPTKEMVLLCEECQIPICYKCTATKEHRGHAFTDIEIDFDEKVSLCHEEIAKIRNYFEPTTQDLKKEIAGDVTEIKKIMEGIRTSMKTEAEAVKKLVDTVTSENIKQVGKIEQSLLETLNGQNQEIDDYISYLNDLIKTFYGYLSPSNIEQITSALKSESFIIRPIPETSKPVPPIFTAGQHSKEDVAKLLGIITVPNNKPENRKIKPMETVSTQLKPTEKQRKQDREKSYVKQTLSLSSFETKVREYTVPGVDSVFHISMGKSGRLWVSDKDGNLVQTDLQGNQLQKIQTSGRDEGYHTVTQGGDLIYTDRDNKVINRITPDNTITEFIKTGDWRPLSIHSSQINGDLLVGMIKYRKAKVNRYNKTGTEIQNIQRDNKGQPLYKYPHYITENINGDVCVSDYDKHAVVVVDKSGQHRFSYTGQRSRFNPYGICTDVLGHILVCDSVTVHLLDQDGQFLSLLLTPQQGVDRPRSVCVDDENNLWVGQSNTNTVTVYKYLQ; from the coding sequence ATGGCATTATCTGAATCCCAAGTACCACCCGACGCCCAGCATTATTTGGTGTGTGGCACTGAAGACTGTGAGAGGAATTGccagttttactgcaatgactgtcaccaaccaatgtgtgaacaatgcagAGATGAACATCAGAAGAATACGAAAACAAAGAGCCATGAAGTGGTTCCTTATAAACAACGTAAACGACCGCTTCCTGTTGAGCAATGCAAAATCCACCCCACAAAAGAAATGGTTCTTCTCTGCGAGGAATGCCAAATTCCCATTTGTTACAAATGCACAGCCACAAAAGAACATCGCGGCCATGCGTTTACTGACATAGAAATAGactttgatgaaaaagtttCCCTATGTCATgaagaaattgcaaaaattagaaattattttgaGCCAACTACTcaagatttgaaaaaagaaattgctgGCGATGTCACAGAAATAAAGAAGATTATGGAGGGTATAAGAACGTCCATGAAGACTGAAGCTGAGGCTGTGAAAAAGCTGGTAGACACAGTCACatcagaaaatataaaacaagtcGGCAAAATTGAACAGTCattattagaaacattaaacGGCCAAAACCAAGAAATCGATGATTACATCTCCTATCTAAATGATTTAATCAAAACGTTTTATGGTTACCTATCTCCTTCAAACATCGAACAAATAACATCTGCTCTCAAATCAGAAAGCTTCATCATTCGACCCATACCAGAGACATCCAAACCAGTCCCACCCATTTTTACTGCTGGTCAACACAGCAAGGAAGATGTCGCCAAACTACTGGGTATAATAACTGTTCCCAATAATAAAccagaaaacagaaaaataaaacctatGGAGACTGTCTCCACACAATTGAAACCTACAGAGAAACAGAGAAAACAAGACAGAGAGAAATCTTATGTGAAACAAACACTGTCTCTGTCTTCCTTTGAAACCAAGGTCAGGGAGTACACAGTACCAGGTGTTGACAGTGTATTTCATATATCAATGGGTAAATCAGGCAGACTCTGGGTCAGTGATAAAGATGGAAACCTTGTCCAAACAGATTTACAGGGGAATCAGCTACAGAAGATACAAACCAGTGGTAGAGATGAAGGCTACCACACAGTCACACAGGGCGGGGATCTGATCTATACAGACAGAGACAACAAAGTCATCAATAGGATAACACCAGATAATACAAtcactgaattcattaaaacaggaGACTGGAGACCACTCAGTATACACTCCTCCCAAATCAACGGGGACCTACTGGTGGGGATGATAAAGTATAGAAAGGCTAAAGTCAACAGGTACAACAAGACAGGGacagaaatacagaacatacagaGAGACAACAAAGGACAGCCACTGTACAAGTATCCACACTACATTacagaaaacatcaatggtgatGTCTGTGTATCAGACTATGACAAACATGCTGTAGTGGTGGTGGATAAATCAGGACAACAcaggttctcctacacaggTCAGAGGTCACGGTTTAATCCCTATGGAATATGTACTGATGTACTTggtcacatcctggtgtgtgatagTGTAACAGTTCATCTTCTGGACCAGGACGGTCAGTTCTTGTCTCTACTACTCACACCACAACAAGGGGTAGATCGTCCCCGTAGTGTGTGTGTGGATGATGAGAACAATCTCTGGGTGGGACAAAGTAACACCAACACAGTGACAGTGTACAAGTATCTACAGTGA